A region of Flavobacterium album DNA encodes the following proteins:
- a CDS encoding GNAT family N-acetyltransferase, translating to MIEVRKASLDDYPVIQGIAHNTWQHTYLPILSQGQVDYMLDMMYSAEAYREQVSEKGHHFLLASESDAFLGFASYELNYSPEITKIHKLYVLPEAQGKGIGQKLLAVIENEASKNTNDKIVLNVNRYNKAVNFYQKSGFIKIGEEDINIGNGYLMEDFIMQKFIK from the coding sequence ATGATTGAAGTAAGAAAAGCCTCCCTTGATGATTATCCTGTAATCCAGGGAATTGCACATAATACCTGGCAGCATACCTACCTGCCTATCCTTTCGCAGGGACAGGTAGATTATATGCTGGATATGATGTACAGCGCTGAAGCCTATAGGGAACAGGTTTCCGAAAAAGGCCATCATTTCCTGCTTGCATCAGAAAGTGATGCTTTTTTGGGTTTTGCATCCTATGAGCTTAATTATTCCCCCGAAATTACCAAGATACACAAGCTATATGTCCTCCCTGAAGCACAGGGGAAGGGCATCGGCCAAAAACTGCTCGCCGTCATTGAAAACGAAGCATCAAAAAACACCAATGATAAAATTGTGCTTAATGTAAACCGCTACAACAAAGCCGTGAATTTTTACCAAAAATCAGGCTTCATAAAAATAGGGGAAGAAGACATAAACATTGGCAACGGCTACCTCATGGAGGATTTTATTATGCAGAAGTTTATAAAATAG
- a CDS encoding STAS/SEC14 domain-containing protein, which produces MIIQIPDLPNNMAGFRADGEVTKEDFEIVKLQVSNLVEKTGKLNYMLVLDTSPAEFTIGAWLQDALLGIQNITKWNRAAIVSDSDAVKTFTDVFSKVMPGEFRGYRHSEFDRAVEWVSERSEDEQYNN; this is translated from the coding sequence ATGATAATACAAATCCCCGATCTGCCAAACAATATGGCCGGTTTCCGCGCCGATGGCGAAGTTACCAAAGAAGATTTCGAAATCGTAAAGCTGCAGGTATCCAATCTTGTTGAGAAAACAGGAAAGCTTAATTACATGCTTGTGCTTGACACATCTCCTGCCGAATTTACAATAGGCGCCTGGCTCCAGGATGCATTGCTTGGCATACAGAATATTACCAAGTGGAACCGTGCCGCTATCGTATCCGACTCGGACGCGGTAAAGACCTTTACTGATGTGTTCAGTAAAGTAATGCCCGGCGAGTTCAGGGGTTACAGGCATTCCGAATTTGACAGGGCTGTAGAGTGGGTTTCCGAAAGAAGCGAAGACGAACAATACAACAACTAA
- a CDS encoding pyridoxamine 5'-phosphate oxidase family protein has protein sequence MSQNTLSDENYKDLTNEEAKAKIKEMAKDIGTCMFCTELSVRPIPTRPMGLADIDDDGNLWFISSKKSNKNFEISHDDEVQLIFAKNSDSHFLSIFGKAVIYKDKSHIDDVWTPMAKAWFEEGKDDPDVTVIKVEPKDAYYWDTKYGKMISMIKIAYGAITGNINNDTGIEGRLDVGNDL, from the coding sequence ATGTCACAAAACACTTTATCAGACGAGAACTATAAAGACCTCACCAACGAAGAAGCAAAAGCTAAGATTAAAGAGATGGCTAAGGACATCGGTACATGTATGTTCTGTACCGAACTTTCTGTAAGGCCGATACCTACACGCCCTATGGGCCTTGCTGATATAGATGATGATGGAAACCTGTGGTTTATCAGCTCAAAAAAGAGCAACAAGAACTTCGAGATAAGCCATGACGATGAAGTACAACTGATATTTGCTAAAAATTCAGATTCGCACTTCCTTTCTATATTTGGAAAAGCCGTGATTTACAAAGACAAATCGCATATTGATGACGTTTGGACACCGATGGCAAAAGCCTGGTTTGAGGAAGGCAAAGACGATCCGGATGTTACGGTGATAAAAGTCGAACCGAAAGACGCCTATTACTGGGATACAAAATACGGTAAGATGATATCGATGATCAAAATAGCATACGGTGCGATTACAGGAAATATTAATAACGATACAGGCATAGAAGGCAGGCTCGATGTGGGCAATGACCTTTAA